Proteins encoded within one genomic window of Deferribacterota bacterium:
- a CDS encoding type II toxin-antitoxin system HicB family antitoxin, with amino-acid sequence MKPLSYRIFLRKEPEGGYTVIVPSLAGCVTYGDTIEEAIEMAKEAIELYIESLKEHNEEIPTEANAIL; translated from the coding sequence ATGAAACCATTAAGTTATAGAATCTTTCTAAGAAAAGAACCTGAAGGGGGTTATACAGTAATAGTTCCTTCTCTTGCAGGCTGTGTCACTTATGGGGATACAATAGAAGAAGCAATAGAGATGGCAAAGGAAGCTATTGAATTATATATAGAAAGCCTGAAAGAGCATAATGAAGAGATACCAACAGAGGCAAATGCCATCCTCTGA